ACAGATAATACTATAGCTAAAAGCCTAAAACTATGCTGATGAAACAACAAAAAGACATTTATATCGTGGTTCATCTTACACTGTATCATCTGATGTCATTCTCTGCCAGTAGTTTTGTTGATGTTAGCTTCTTCAAGTTCTTACCAGAGGCATCTTTATTAGGAGTGATCTTCACAACCTTTTTGGTTTGCTTTTTCTGTGAAGTAATAAAACTCTGCAGAGTTTGCTGCCCTCTCTTTTGCTTTGCAGACACTATCTCATTTATAGCCTTCTGGAGAGCATCCTTTGCAACTGCATAAAATTCTGTAGATGTTGCTCCCTCTCTTGCACATCGTATGGCATCACGGCAGAGATCATTATATCGTGCTATTGAAGGGTCCTCAGCATTACCTCTGAGCTCAACACCGTAATCATCCAAGACAAAGCCACTCTTAGCATGTTTTGTCCACCGTTTCAATATGTAATTATTAGGAAGAGCACGAACACCATTGATTATAAAGACTCTTAGCGCATGTCGACACAAAATGCCAGAAAACTCGAACATGAAACAACTGCAGTGTGCTTTATTCTCAGTGGAATTAAAATCAACACTGTATATTTCATCATCAATTTCATTTCTCATCACTCTATATTTACTAATACGTCCATCCTCTATTTTATCCACATGATAACCCAAAGATTCAACAAATTCCTCTTGAAACCTGTCAAAAATTGATCTTGTGTAGATACCAGCTGCCTGTTTTTCCATTGGTGATGCAGTCCTCAAAAATGGCTTTTCAAACAATGTTACAAACTCAGCTTGTGCTTCTTTTTCATACCGGTTTGCAAGCGTCTGAGATAGTTGCCTAACAGCCGTCCGTAAGGGGGTTTTTGTTGTGAAATATTTTTCAATAACTTTGTCAAAGTTTTCACAACTTTGTGATCCAGGGACTTCTGCAAGGAATGTTTGCTTTACAAAGACTGGAACCCATTGATGACGGATATTGTATAGTGATTGCATATAAGCACTCTCCTTCAGACAATACCTATTTATCATTGCATCCCAGCATGATTCAAATGATTCAATCGTTTCAGACTCATCAACGCATGCTTTCAATTCTCCTTGAAAAGGGATGTGTTCTGAAAATAAATCAGGCAATTCCTCCTGTATGGTACTTAAGATCTGTGCCTTGCAAAAACAATGATGTGTTTGTGATAATGTCTTAGCAACAACTGATGTAATTGTCCTGTTTAGTTCAGTAATCAATGAGACAGGATGCAGTGCAGGCATTGCTACAAGCCAATTCTCAAAAAGCCAAGTAAATGATGCTTCTGTCTCATCTACCATCAGAGCACATCCAAAAACTACTGGTTGTTGATGATGGTTTACACCTGTGAACATAACAATAGGCATCAGCTCCTTGTCATTTATGTATTTTGTGTCAAATCTAACAACATCACCAAAGTAGTAGTAAGCCATTCGAGCTTTAGAATCAGCCCAAAAGATGTTGGTCATGCAATTATTATTTTCAATCTGTACAGCATAATAAAAGAAAGGGTTATCTGCTTGTGTTTTCTTGAAGTATTCAAGCAGATTTTGAGCATCATCTGGTCCTAAATTATTATACCGAATCTCCCTTGGATGCTGTGTGTCTTGGCCATTTAGCAGAAGATTGCAGGTATCAGCAAAGTTTTTCGCAATGACCAGTATCTCTCCTTGAGATCGGACACATCGAACCTTGCTTCGCAAAGAAGGTTTCAGTTCATGATTATGCTCCAGTACGAGTTTGGAAACCATCCAAATGTCAGCATCTTTCCGAATTATCTCAAATAGTGCATCACAACCTTCTTTCGACGGATCTTGAATCTGTACCCTCTTGTTATCATCACTACCATTATCCCTCCCTGAATGATGGCGATGCTTTGaacaaacaagtttcaacattttaagGGATTCATCATGCAATGATCGGCGTGACTGTCGAACACGAGCTTCAAAACCCACACGGCCTGCGTATGCATAATAAAATGTCTTGGCAAGCTCAAGAGATTCAAACTCCATCCCGATATATGGATCCATCACAGCATCTCCCTCTGTGGCAATGTAGTGCACCCTGCTTGGCATCCCAAGTTCATGATTATGCTCCTTCATGAGCTTCGTCACGACCCATCTCTCATCACCTCTTCGAATCACCTCAAGCATCGCCTTACACCCTTCTCTTATGGAAGCAGCCCGTTTCCTCGTCTTCTTGCCAGCAATAATACGCTTCTCTCTGCTGAACCCTTCTCTTGAGCACACAAATCGCAGCATTATGATGGACTCGTTGCATTTCGACCGTCGTGACCTGGCAATGCGAACAGAGAAGCCCACACGTCCAGCATATGCTATATAGAAAGTCTTTGCAGCCTCTCCAGATTCAAACTCCATACCAACAAAGGGTTCTAGTCTTCGATCCCCTTCCACTGCGAAAAGCTCTCTTCGGACTGACTGTTCCACCAGCTCAAGagactgctgttgctgctgctgtatGTGGTGGTGGTGATGCTGTGGCACAAGAGGATGCTCGGGCTCCCCAACGTGGACATGAGGACTGACACCGAGTGTCGTCCAGAAGTTAATGCTGTCGTCCTCGAGCTCCACATGCTGTTCTATCAATCCATTAACGCCGTGGGGGTTACCATCCATCATCCCAAACTGCAAAaagatcataatcagctcaaaaaCATGAGCAAAACAGTGAGTGGGAAGGTACGACAGCTATCAACTATACATAAATCCACTCCAATCAGCTCGAACCAAACACAATACAAAAGAATTGAAACTCCGTGACCAAAGAAACCATCTTTCCCACGATCTACTACTCGAAACCTGCGAAAGGCAGGAAATTGATCCGGAAAATCCCAACAAGAGAACGCAGAAAGTGATCCAGAAGACGAACGATACGAGAGAAATATCATAGATCATCAAAAACAGCGAGGAACGGGAAAACTCAGTAAGAGAAAGAAATGAGCGGAAAGATAACGGGAAGGAACCCTAACGAGCAACGAATCGAACGAAACGAGGAAATGGATTCGATAAATCGAAACAGAACAGGTGACTCGGAAGAGGTAAGGCAAGTTTACTTCCAGCTTCGGCCGTAACTCGGTGCCTTGCCGTCTCTATCGCGCTCCGATCTCCTCACTCTCTCCACCCCGTGGGTGGTGCGACGACGCCCTACTCTCACCGCATCGCATCGCAACCCTAAGAAGCCAAAGCAAAGAAAAAGCGCTCCTTGACCACTCGAGGATCAATACTCACTATCTTCACATTCTTCACGCACGAGATCAGCCACATGTCTCACACCATCTGTGGCCCCCACGTCTCCTTGTGGGTGGGAGCGGCATTTCGGGTTGAAATTTCGGGACGCGGATACGCTCATCCGTTCGCCCAAAGATACTACCACTGTCCGGCCCAGACCGGTCGGGCTTAGTCCGCTAAATTGGATTCGATCCAAACCGTTGGTTTAATTGGCACCCTTTTTAACAAGTCTTTATTTTTATTCACGTTCATCATATAAATAGTTATCAAAGGCTATGATGTATGGATAGCTCTTCCCACAAAAACACTTCAATATTTGCTATGATGTATGGATATCTCTTATGTAACATACAACTATGAATACGAGCTTCGACAAGCTTGAAAGAATATGTtcgaaatatttatatttaatttagcTCGAGGGAAATAATTGGTTTTGATTCACTCACAcactaataatattaaattataattggAATAATATTTCTCATGATTATACAAAGAAATGGAGGGATGGCTAATATGGCTAATACGTATGTATTATGTGGGTATTTTGTGTAAATGATCTAGGGggataatttaagatattataaatattagtataagtaaatttattttaattaatcatTAATAAACGttgagatggccgagttggtctaaggcgccagattaaggttctggtccgaaagggcgtgggttcaaatcccactctcaacaaaaatatttttagttttttagAAAAATCACTTTCATATTTTAATCTTTTTCCAAATAAAGTCACTCATAAATTATtcaaaacttatatatatatagactcctCCCATATTTTGTATTAACGGAAACGTCGTGAATTGAATTTACCTTTTTAATGATATATAGACTATAAATCATGTCATGTGACTCCTAAGACTAAGCAAATGACGGGAATAAATTACACAATTTCTATCTACTCAAACAACAGCCAAATGTTTCGACAATGCTTTGAAGTATACATATTTTTCAGTTTTTTAGAAAAATCACTTTCATATTTTAATCTTTTTCCAAATAAAGTCACTCATAAATTATtcaaaacttatatatatatatatatatatatatatatatatatatatatatatatatatatatatatatactcctccCATATTTTGTATCAACGGAAACGTCGTGAATTGAATTTACCTTTTTAATGATATATAGACTATAAATCATGTCATGTGACTCCTAAGACTAAGCAAATGACGGGAATAAATTACACAATTTCTATCTACTCAAACAACAGCCAAATGTTTCGACAATGCTTTGAAGTATACACAGGATTGGTCATTTAGGGAAACAGTCAAGCTTAAGTTTATCAAAGGGTATAATAATGACTAATTTTTCTCTATTACATACCTATATTATAACCTGCACTAGAccataaatattaaattatcCATCGAAAGTTCACAACATTGATCAGGATTATTTGAGGATGTCAAACAACAGCTGCCCAAAAGTTATTTCTGATACATCACAAAGGTATGATACAGGAGAACAGTCCTTCGAAGCAATGTGATTACAAAGAAAACATACAGTGGATGGAATGTAGCAATCATCATTAGACCACCAGAAAAGTTATCCTGCAAATTCATTGAAACAAGAAAGTTGAGGGAATTCGTAAGTATTAGCTGAAAAGGAATCAGATAAACAAATTGACAGAAGAACAGATCATAAGCCTCACGAGAATCATGATCTGGTCCTGCACTCACTGCCATCGCAGCGAAAGTGTTTCATATCGACAAATAAGcaagaaaaaagaataaataatatgATATGATTTGCCTCTTTTTGATTGATAAGTGATGAAGCACCAAATATACTAAGGGAAAAGAAATATCATCAGTGCTGATCATAATGAAGCAAATTATAACTCCCAAGTTGCAAATTTGGGGGACCATATGGATAAAGAATCTCTATCCTCGGATTTTATGATGCAAAATATTCTCCACCCAGAAAATGATCACAACCTAACTATGGAATCCAACGAACACTATAAGCAATAGGAAGCAGTAAAAATTTGATAAATTCATTGGTATCCAACTCAATACAAAAGTTGTATTCACATTGCAAGAAAGCTTTCATTTGACTGCAATGGAATGCTAGAAGTTCAAATGAAAGCCATTTACTCTTTAGGAATTACATCTAAGTTATCTCCACACCTAGTGTATAATAAGCCTACGAGGTCATAATCTATCTGTGTACTGCATATGTGTGATGTTTTGTGCTATTCATGCACATAATCCAACCAAATGCCACAGGTTTAGATTAAAATGACAAAAGTAatgatgcaaaaaagaaaaaaaataaaaataaaaagatgggAGAAAACAGACACATACCCTGTAATGTTGGGAAAGAATGGAAAATCCCTTTTTTCTTGGACTTCCTTCCAAAGGGCCTGCATGCTTTTATGCTAAGATCTACAGCAGCTGCAAGAGCCATGAAGATAGCTGCATCCTCCACGCATGTCACATGCTGAACTGCAAGTTGAACCAGTGGTTTGCTGCACTGCCCTTCTCCCTGCACCTTACAGTTCATCACAAATCTACCAACCCTGGGGGCCAAAGATGCTGAGCAGAACTCGCCTGTGCTGCCTTGTGGTTTTCCCACAGGAATGCCAACAGGCATCTGCCTATCCATATCTATGTAAAACTCTCCTCCCTTATCAGAGCTTATTGCCACATCAGAAACAAGGATCCCAGCATCCTGGCCTTCGGGAAGAATGTGGAGGCGGAGGCACACGGTATCCCGTGGTCCAGTCTCTCTCCATGCCTCAAGTCGACCCCATGGATGCCAGCTCTCCGAGGAGCTGACGGGGTCAGGACGGAGGATGAGCCAAGCACCTGGATTGGAACGAGCGACCCTGTCACATCCCATGGATGGGACAAATGGAGTTGCCATGAAGGCAGCTGCTACAGCAGAGCCAGAGAGATCATGGATCATAACCTTCCAGCCTTTCCTTTCCCTCCTTTCAGCATCATGGTTTTCAGTGTTTGAGTTTTTCCAGTGGCCACTAATCATATCCAGTGGAGATGTTCTGTTGTTGAAAGGAAACAATTAACAAAACCAACCTGAGTAATTAGTAAAAATGAATGAAGAATGTCTAAAGCTGCTTCTAATCATAGACAACTGATGGTGGTTTAAAATGAATGGACATGAAAGCAGATGGCATGCTTCAAATATGCAAGCATCAGAAAAACATATATGATGTCAATTACCATTTGGTTGGCATCGACAAATAAGCAGAAATGTGCACTACAACCACTTCCGAGTGAAATTATGTAAGATATTACTAAATTGTATCACACTAGCTGATTCTCCAACAAGCAAAGAAGGTACTCAATTCAAAGTTTACTACTAAACAGAAAGGAATATATTTTCATTGCATTAATATTTAATCATGAATGTGTTTCCAACAAGGAAGCTAGAACATAACAATAATCGAATGAGAAACTTGCACCCGAAGACACTCCAACACAGAAATGCAAAGATAGGGAGAGAAGGCTTGGGTTTTCGTAAAGAAAACATCATATATCTACAAGCAACCAGAGCAAAATAAGTTTACTTACCACAGGTATTTTGGACACCAATGCATTCTTAAAGTACCTAGAATCCTGTTCTGATAAGAAGTAATACGATTGAACATATTTTTATAGGATAAGAAAATTTTGCTAATTATCAGAAGAAAACCTAATGATTAAAGTTTTAGAGCATAAGTTAACGCCACTGAAATCTgaaaacaaaaatacaaaattACACGTACAAGTAGCAATGTGTACTATTATAACACCACTTAGTGAAGAAAAAgccaaaaataacaaaaaagagaTTGTTATACCGTCTGTCTTGGATGAACTTGCAGCTGAATATGGGTTGCTTAATGGTACCCTGTAGCTGAACTATTTGTGGACTCAAGGTAGTTTCATCTTCAAATTTAAAAACATATCTTAGGTCAGGGTCAAGCTTCGCCTTTAAATGAAGCTCTGGTCCATGTTTCTCTGCTTCTCGTTTGTTCTGCCCAATATGCATCCAACCATTGTGAAGCAATGCTGGTTTCTCCAAACCCCACTCAGGACCTATTTCTAACCTGAGACTCCCAATTTGCTGCTTTCTACCTGTGACACCACAATGTGAACTCTGCCTCCCCATGTAGACCACAATATCAAGATACGCTTGAGAAGTCCTGAAACATCGTGGAAGTGCAAGTGCTTTGACATCAGACTCTTCAAGATAGAAGAGTATAACATTGCTGTCAGGATCTGGACTGGCTTCAGGGGATGATATCAAAGGCACAGGTGCTGTTTGAATGGGAAAACCCCTCAGGCGG
Above is a genomic segment from Musa acuminata AAA Group cultivar baxijiao chromosome BXJ3-4, Cavendish_Baxijiao_AAA, whole genome shotgun sequence containing:
- the LOC103983153 gene encoding protein FAR1-RELATED SEQUENCE 9 isoform X2; the encoded protein is MMDGNPHGVNGLIEQHVELEDDSINFWTTLGVSPHVHVGEPEHPLVPQHHHHHIQQQQQQSLELVEQSVRRELFAVEGDRRLEPFVGMEFESGEAAKTFYIAYAGRVGFSVRIARSRRSKCNESIIMLRFVCSREGFSREKRIIAGKKTRKRAASIREGCKAMLEVIRRGDERWVVTKLMKEHNHELGMPSRVHYIATEGDAVMDPYIGMEFESLELAKTFYYAYAGRVGFEARVRQSRRSLHDESLKMLKLVCSKHRHHSGRDNGSDDNKRVQIQDPSKEGCDALFEIIRKDADIWMVSKLVLEHNHELKPSLRSKVRCVRSQGEILVIAKNFADTCNLLLNGQDTQHPREIRYNNLGPDDAQNLLEYFKKTQADNPFFYYAVQIENNNCMTNIFWADSKARMAYYYFGDVVRFDTKYINDKELMPIVMFTGVNHHQQPVVFGCALMVDETEASFTWLFENWLVAMPALHPVSLITELNRTITSVVAKTLSQTHHCFCKAQILSTIQEELPDLFSEHIPFQGELKACVDESETIESFESCWDAMINRYCLKESAYMQSLYNIRHQWVPVFVKQTFLAEVPGSQSCENFDKVIEKYFTTKTPLRTAVRQLSQTLANRYEKEAQAEFVTLFEKPFLRTASPMEKQAAGIYTRSIFDRFQEEFVESLGYHVDKIEDGRISKYRVMRNEIDDEIYSVDFNSTENKAHCSCFMFEFSGILCRHALRVFIINGVRALPNNYILKRWTKHAKSGFVLDDYGVELRGNAEDPSIARYNDLCRDAIRCAREGATSTEFYAVAKDALQKAINEIVSAKQKRGQQTLQSFITSQKKQTKKVVKITPNKDASGKNLKKLTSTKLLAENDIR
- the LOC103983153 gene encoding protein FAR1-RELATED SEQUENCE 5 isoform X1, which encodes MIFLQFGMMDGNPHGVNGLIEQHVELEDDSINFWTTLGVSPHVHVGEPEHPLVPQHHHHHIQQQQQQSLELVEQSVRRELFAVEGDRRLEPFVGMEFESGEAAKTFYIAYAGRVGFSVRIARSRRSKCNESIIMLRFVCSREGFSREKRIIAGKKTRKRAASIREGCKAMLEVIRRGDERWVVTKLMKEHNHELGMPSRVHYIATEGDAVMDPYIGMEFESLELAKTFYYAYAGRVGFEARVRQSRRSLHDESLKMLKLVCSKHRHHSGRDNGSDDNKRVQIQDPSKEGCDALFEIIRKDADIWMVSKLVLEHNHELKPSLRSKVRCVRSQGEILVIAKNFADTCNLLLNGQDTQHPREIRYNNLGPDDAQNLLEYFKKTQADNPFFYYAVQIENNNCMTNIFWADSKARMAYYYFGDVVRFDTKYINDKELMPIVMFTGVNHHQQPVVFGCALMVDETEASFTWLFENWLVAMPALHPVSLITELNRTITSVVAKTLSQTHHCFCKAQILSTIQEELPDLFSEHIPFQGELKACVDESETIESFESCWDAMINRYCLKESAYMQSLYNIRHQWVPVFVKQTFLAEVPGSQSCENFDKVIEKYFTTKTPLRTAVRQLSQTLANRYEKEAQAEFVTLFEKPFLRTASPMEKQAAGIYTRSIFDRFQEEFVESLGYHVDKIEDGRISKYRVMRNEIDDEIYSVDFNSTENKAHCSCFMFEFSGILCRHALRVFIINGVRALPNNYILKRWTKHAKSGFVLDDYGVELRGNAEDPSIARYNDLCRDAIRCAREGATSTEFYAVAKDALQKAINEIVSAKQKRGQQTLQSFITSQKKQTKKVVKITPNKDASGKNLKKLTSTKLLAENDIR
- the LOC103983151 gene encoding uncharacterized protein LOC103983151 → MDPQTFVRLSIGSLGLRFSVDALKARRGAVHAYSKCFCEIRLRGFPIQTAPVPLISSPEASPDPDSNVILFYLEESDVKALALPRCFRTSQAYLDIVVYMGRQSSHCGVTGRKQQIGSLRLEIGPEWGLEKPALLHNGWMHIGQNKREAEKHGPELHLKAKLDPDLRYVFKFEDETTLSPQIVQLQGTIKQPIFSCKFIQDRRTSPLDMISGHWKNSNTENHDAERRERKGWKVMIHDLSGSAVAAAFMATPFVPSMGCDRVARSNPGAWLILRPDPVSSSESWHPWGRLEAWRETGPRDTVCLRLHILPEGQDAGILVSDVAISSDKGGEFYIDMDRQMPVGIPVGKPQGSTGEFCSASLAPRVGRFVMNCKVQGEGQCSKPLVQLAVQHVTCVEDAAIFMALAAAVDLSIKACRPFGRKSKKKGIFHSFPTLQG